The Cylindrospermum stagnale PCC 7417 genome segment CGCGGTTATATCTCGCACCTTTGCAAACTTCGCATTGCACGTAAACATCAGGGAGAAAGTTCATTTCAATGACATTTACACCCTGTCCACCGCAAGCTTCACAACGTCCACCTTTAACGTTGAAAGAAAATTGTCCGGGTTTGTAACCTCTGGCTTTGGCTTCTACTGTTTGGGAAAAGACATCGCGAATGACATCGAAAACGCCGGTGTATGTTGCGGGGTTGGAACGTGGTGTTCTTCCAATGGGTGATTGGTCAATGACGATCGCTTTATCAACGGCATTTAATCCCTTGATTTCCCCTAAATGCTTGGGTAACGGCACTTTTTTCAGCAGGTGGTGCTGTAATGCCGGATAGAGTAATTCGTTAATTAGGGTAGATTTGCCAGAACCGGAAACTCCGGTCACAGCAACGAGTTTACCTAAAGGAATTTCGACATCGATGTTTTTTAAGTTGTTGCGATGGGCATCTTTGATGACTAAATTTCGTCCATTGCCTTCGCGGCGTTTTCCTGGGGTGGTAATTACTCGTCTTCCTGATAAGTAGGCACCGGTTAAGGAATCTTCGGCTGCGAGTAATGTCTCTATATCGCCTTGGGCGATAATATTGCCGCCGTGAATTCCTGCACCTGGGCCAATATCAACTATATGATTAGCGGCGCGAATGGTTTCTTCATCGTGTTCGACGACTATTAATGTATTTCCTAAATCGCGCAATCTCGTTAAGGTTTTCAGCAAGCGTCCGTTATCTCGTTGATGTAAACCGATGCTTGGTTCGTCTAAAACGTAGAGAACTCCTGTTAATCCTGAACCGATTTGTGTTGCTAGGCGAATGCGTTGAGCTTCGCCACCGGAAAGGGTCATGGCTGGACGGTCAAGGCTGAGGTAATCTAAGCCGACATCTAATAAAAATTGCAATCTGGCTTTGATTTCTCGCAAAACTAAATCGGCGATTTGTGTTTGGCGATCGCTTAACTGTAACTTCTCTGTTCGCTCCTGACAGTCTCGAATCGACACCCCAGTGAAATCTAAAATCCCATATTGCCCCAACTTCACCGCCAGAGCTTCCGGTTTTAACCGCTTGCCGCCGCAAACTTCGCATGGTTGATCAATTAAATAATCTTCCAACTTTTGCTTAATTAGTTCCGAACCACCTTCATATTGCCTTTGCAGTATGGGAATTACCCCTTTAAAATTCTGGGTTTTCTGCTCCTTCGTGCTTGCTTCTGGTTCTCCATACAAAATAATTTGGATCTGTTCGCCGCTCAATTTGCTCCAGTTCGTCTGTAACTCAAAGCCGTGAGCTTGTCCTAAACTATACAGCAGTTCCAAATAATAGGAATTTTCCTTTTCTGACCAAGGGGCAATTGCCGCATATACCGGCGCTTCTGGGTCAGGGACGATCAAATCCGGCGCAAATCTTTTTAAAGTGCCGATGCCGTGACAGTGGGGACAAGCACCATAAGGTGAATTAAACGAAAACAAGCGCGGTGATAATTCTTCCATTACCGCACCATGTTCTGGACAAGCAAAATTCTCAGAAAATACTAATTCTGGAGGTAATTCTTGTGAGGAAATACCATTATCTTTTGGATCTGTTACTATATACTTACTATCAGACCGCTCTAGCGCTGACTCTGCCAATGTATCAATCAATACCTGAATTATGGCAATTCCGTTAGATTGCTTAAGGCAGGTAGACAGAGAATCAACTAGACGCTCCTGAATGCCAGGCTTTTTCACCAAGCGGTCAATTACCAATTCAATGGTATGTGTATTATTTTTATCTAACTCAATCGAATCTGATAGCTCTCGCACCTCCCCATTGACCCTAACTCTCGTGAAACCTTGGGACGATAAACCGGATAAAAGTTTGCGGTGGGTGCCTTTTTTGCCGCGAACGACGGGGGCGAGGATTTGGAAACGGGTGCGATCGCGCAATTCCATGATCCGATCGCACATTTCATCGATGGTTTGGGGAGCAATACAGCGATCGCAAATCGGGCAATGGGGAACACCGGCGCGACCATACAACAGCCGCAGATAATCATAAATCTCCGTCACCGTCCCCACTGTCGAACGGGGATTATGGGAAGTTGATTTTTGGTCAATGGAAATCGCCGGACTTAAGCCTTCAATCGCTTCCACATCCGGTTTATCCAACTGTCCGAGAAATTGCCGGGCGTAAGCGCTGAGAGATTCCACATAACGCCGCTGTCCTTCGGCGAAAATCGTATCGAATGCCAAGGAAGACTTACCCGAACCAGAAACGCCTGTGAACACAATCAAGCGATCGCGTGGCAGTTCCAAATCAATATTTTTCAGATTATGCTGCCTAGCACCGCGAATCCGAATGGTATTCTGGCTGTTGTGGCTGGGGTGCGGAAGATGTCCGTTTAAGGATGCTGCTAGCGGTTGGTCTGACATATTGACAGGCTGAAAAATGTTGCGCTGTGAAACAGTCCTTAATAATACTATCTTTATCGCTCTTATTGTAGAACAATTGTACTGTTCTAGCGGGTGGCTATTCTAGATTGATACCCACAAGCTAGTAATTTGGTAGCATGGTCAGAGAAAATCCTGCTGAGGTTATAGATTATGGTTTCCCAAATCCAATCACCAACTCAGTCAGAGGTGATTTATCCAGATAGCGACGGACAGCCAGTGGCAAATAATCCGATTCAGTTACGCTCTCTAGTGGAAATTCAACAAAATTTAGATTGGTTATTTGCTCATGACCCGAATGTGTTTGTGGCAGGGGATTTATTTTGGTATCCGGTGGAAGGAAAGAATGGAATTGTTAATGCGCCTGATGTGTTGGTGGTAATTGGCAGACCAAAAGGCGATGGCGCAAAGCGCCCGCTCTCCAGCGATCGCTTATCCTATATGCAATGGAATATGCAGGCATCCCGCCCCAAGTAGTGTTTGAAATTCTTTCTCCCAGCAACAGCAAAATCGAAATGGAGAAAAAGTTACTTTTCTATGACCGCTATGGAGTGGAAGAATATTACATATATGATCCAGAGAAAAATTATTTACAAGGTTGGTTACGGTCTGAAGAGGGTTTAGATGTCATCCCTCAAATGGCAGATTTTATTAGTCCGCGTTTAAAAATTCGCTTTGTTTTGGGTGAAGAAACTTTGCAGCTTTACCACCCTGATGGTACAGCTTTTTTAACTTATGGGGAAATTGCCCAAAGGGCAGAACAAGAACGCCAACGAGCAGAACAAGAACACCAACGGGCTGAGAGATTAGCAGCACAGTTAAGAGCGATGGGAGTGGAACCGGAGGTTTGAAGAACCTAGCCCTAACGACTGGAAGTCGCGGCTATAAAAACAAAGTCCACCGACCTGGACTAATGAAAAATAGAGGATTTTGGATAGGACTTACACAACTAGCAGATTATTTTAAGTTTGTAGTGAGGACTTTAGTCCTCTCTATCTCCTGTCGGAGACGCTACGCGAACAAAATAAGGGCTGAAGCCCTTACTACAAGCAAAAAATTTTATTTTTCGTGACACGCAGCTTTAGTCCTGTGAGAGCGGCTTTGGCAGGCTTTGTTCTGGTAGTTCCGCGATTTTAATCGAAGGCGTGCAAAATGCAAGCCTGGGAATTAATTCCCAGTCTAATAGCTGAAGTCCGTTAAAACGGACTGAAACTCTTTTTCAGTCGTCTTGAGACGGCTTTGGTTATTAGCCTCAGAGTTTATTCTGCGAGGGTTGTTTAATAACACATTTCCCAGCGCAATCATGACAAAGGGGAAACTTGCCAAATGTAGATAATTTTGACTAACTTGCTGACTAGCTTTTGCTAAGTTAACTTTTGCAGCATTCAATTGAACATTAGCCTGTTTCGTCTTGGCTTCTGCTGTCTTTCGTCTTCCTGCGGCATCCTTTGCCTGTTGTGATATCTGCTCGTTTTCTGCCTGAGCCTTTTTCAAATCTGCCTGAGCATTGTCTGTTTCTAACTTAGCTTGTTTTGCTGTGGCGATCGCATCGTTAGATGTCTTTAAACTTATTTGGGTAACTATAAATGATGCCACAGCCCCCACTAAAGCGAAACCCAACACCACAGAACCAATCCGAATTTGTCGTTTAGCTTTGCGGTTCGCTTCTACCAAAACTAATTTTGCTTGTTCTTCCACCTCCAATCTTTTTTTAACATCTCGCGTTTCCAATTCCTGACTAGCAGCTAAAAACTGATAATCCAAATCACCCAAACTTTTACCTACCGACCATTCTTGAGCATCCTGCAAAGTCTTTCCCCGCAACAAGCGCGACTCATCCAAGCGTTCCGACTCAACCCAAGCACTCAACACATCAGAGTAAGGACGCAACTTTGCTAAAATCTTGTCGCACCATTCCCGATTAAACACCTCTGCATAAATCTGGTTATATATTTGCAACTTGCTATCCCGCTTCACCACCAACCCAGTTAACCGTAGTTCTGCTTGTTCTGGACTGTCATCAGCAACTATTCCCCCCTGCCGCAAAATTTGCTGACACAACCCCAATAATCGCCCAGTCCGCTGTTCTCCACTTTGCCAAATTCTGTCTCGAATCGTCTTTAAATGTTCCGGCTCATCCTGCCCTTCCCAATTTTCAATAATTCGCCTTCTCACCAATTCTCTTACTCCCCTCTCCGCTAGATTGCTGGAGAGGTCATTCTTTAATTCTTGCACCACCAACTTACAAACCTTTTGCGTTAAAAAAGGCTGTCCCCCAGTCCAATTTAATATCGCCTGCATCAACTCTTGAGAATTACCAACTCCTACTAAACCCGCTGCTAATGGTTGGACCTCCTGAAGTTGAAAGCCAGTTACATCAATCGCTTTACCAATATTAAAAGGTGTCCGCCGTCTGTCTTGAATTAAATCTGAAGGTGTAGAAACCCCAAGCAAAGCAAAGGTTAAGCGATTATATTCGGGTTGGTCTGCTCGTCGGTTATAGCAATCTCGAATCACAGCAAAAAAATCATCAAGCTCAAATTGCAAACTCAAAATACTGTCAATTTCATCGATAAAAATAACGATTTTTTCAGTAATTTGTTTTAACAAAACAGTTTTGATAAACTTGCTAAACCGCTGCACCGGCGACAGCAAGCCGTTATCATTCCACCAAATATCTAAATCAAAATTAGTATAAAGATTAAAACTCCCCACCAAACTATCAATAACTCCGGCATACCATTGTTCAGGAGTGATGTCTGCGGTACCAATGGCGGTAATGTCAATGACTGCACAAGCAAACCCCTCTGTCTGCAACCGCTGCATCACCTGCACCCGCAAGCTAGATTTTCCCATTTGTCGGGAGTTGAGGACATAACAAAAATCTCCCGCCTTCAAGCTTTGATAAAGGTTAGAGTCAGCTTGCCTGATAACATAGGTTTGAGCATCAACAGGTAAACTACCCCCAACCTGATATTCATAGCCAGGGCGGGTTTCTAAGTTCATTATCTCACTCCCAGGCGATCGCTAAAATATTGCTGATATAATTCGCACAAAGGCTTGACTTTATTACCTTGCAGCTTCACCAACCCCATACTGTGGAGTTTAAACGCCTCGGAATTTCCCACATCTACAGGCTCCTTGGCTGCCACAACTCGTTTAAATGCTGGCAATAATTCGCCATCCTGTTGCAAATTCAGCAAATGGCGGCGCAAATGGTCACTGTAAGGCCCTTCCTCAGTTGGCGCGATTTGTTGGAGTTTTGGCAGTGTCATTCTCCCACGGGCAATTTGATAAAGCGCCACCCGGATTAAATAAGGATGCCCATCAACCAAAGTCATCAATTCGGCAATTTGTGAATCTGTCCAATTCAGTTGATGACGCTGAACTAAATCTTTTACCTGTGCCTGATTTAAATCTGGTAACTCTATCGGTAAACCCACATTAAACGGCGATTGATTAATATTCAGAGGGATATAAACTTCTTTGGAATGGACAATTACCAAACGGAGATTTTTCCAAATTGGGTCATTTTTTGACCGCTCATGCCAAGCCCGCAACAACCCAAAGAAATCAGCCGCAATTGTCGGATATTTAAAGACTTCATCCACTTCATCCAAACCCAAAACGATGGGGCGATTAATCTCGGCTAACAAATACCGTTGAAAGTAATTTGTGCATTTATTCTTACTACCTAAAACCCCTTGCCAATAATTTTCTAATTTATCTGGTAGATTGACTTCATAAGTAATGCTGGCACAAAACCACTGCAAAAACTGATCCAAATTACTGAGAAATTCGGCATCTGCTGACTGAAAATTTAAAGATGCAGTCAGATAGCCTTGTTGGTTAGCATAGTAGAGAATCCTTGACATCAGGGAAGTTTTGCCCATCTGCCGGGGAGCTTTGACGCGAATTAATGCCCCTGGTTTGAGGATGGTCTGATAACAATCTACCTCAATTGGCGATCGCGATCGTCAATTGCCCGATTCATCCCCACCACACAATCAATGTGTTGATAAATCGCCTCAGCTTGTACATCGCTGTAACAGGCATTCAACAAAACACACTCAATATTATCCTGAAATAACTTAAATAACCTTGCTAGTGACTCTGTACTCACCAGCTGCATTTCCCCCAGGATATTCTCCAACGCCAACCCTTCAACTCCCGCCCCATGTCCGCAAAAATGGACAATTTGAGGCTCATAATCCAAAAGGGCACGGCGCAAATCATCAGTACGCACTGCTAATTTAGCGATGATTTCAAACTTATCTCGGTTTTTAGCCCGTTCCAACCCCGCCTGAATTTCCCGCACCTCCTCATTTAAACGCAGTTGGCTTGTATTTATGGGATTAGCCGACAAAATCAGGATTTTTTTCACAGCGCTATCAAGTGTTGCTTACAGGCTTCTTACTTAGCCATACTTTATCACAACACAAAACCGAATAATTACTGTCAGTAGAAGGGGTGTAAGAGAATGTTTGTAAAATATCAAATTGTATCGAGATGCTGTAAAGAGAGAAGAAATATTCTCATACTCCCCATTCCCTATCAGGGAAGGGGGTTGGGGGGTTAGGTTCCGAGACTTTAGACTTTTAAAAGTCTTGAGCTAATTATATTCGCTAATACAAAATCAAGAATTTCTTAACCCACGTTCGCGTAGCGTTCCGCAGGAAAGGTGGGTTTTGTCTGTGTAGCCGCGAATTCTCTGAGCCAAAAGACTAATCCAGGTGGTGTCTGTGTAGCCGCGAATTCTCTGAGCCAAGATACTCTAATATCCAGTTTCCTTTAAGCAATTTTCCCTTAATTCAAAATCAAGACATTCTTTATTTTCTAGCAATCGCTTACCTGCATCACCAGGCTGGGAAATCAACAAAATTGCTGACACCACAGCCAGTAGACCAATAGTAGTTAATCCCAGTAAAGTTAGGCGTTTTCTCCCTTGGATAGCAGCAATAAAATTATCTTTCCCAGTGGCAGAATCAATCACCTGAATGGGCTTCAGCGCTGTCAAAGCAACAGATGCATTTCTATAGCGATGTTTCCGGTTGCATGCCACCATTTTTCTCAACCATGAAGCAAAACTCGGACTAATTTGAGGAACTAATTTCTGTAAATTAAAGCGATAGTTATCATCAATTAACTTACCGATGTCCACAGCACGGGTGTTAGTGAGTAAGCAAATCAATGTTGCCCCTAAACTATACAGATCTGACGCCTCAGTCAGAGCATAACCAAACTGTTCTTCTGGTGGCATGAAACCAGGCGTACCAGTTACAAAGCTGCTGAGAACCATTTTTGCACCCCTGAGCCGCGCCAAACCAAAATCAACTAGGTAGGCATTCAATTGCTCATCTACCAAAATATTCTCTGGTTTAATATCCCGATGAATAATTGACGGAACTTGCGTTTGTAGATAAACCAAAATTTCTAAAATTGACAGCGCAATTTGCTTAATTTCTTCCGGATGAAAGCTGCGTTTTAACCCTAAAGACGGGGCATTTTTATATTCCTGCACTAAATAAAAATCCCCTAAATTTTCAAAAGAATCTACATAGCGGGGGATGCGGGGATGATTTAATTGTTGCATTATTTCAATTTCCTGATCATAAGCTTTCATGCCTGACCAATCAGTAGCTATACTAGCTAAACAGAACTCTTTAATCACCACTTTTTGATTCGAGTTAAGAACATCAGCCAAGTAAGTAATACGTCCTTCGTCTCGGTTGCGTCCTAGTGCGCGAATAACTTGATAACCTAGTTTGGAAAAATCTGGATAGTGACTGAAGGGGCTTGAATCAGTAAACAAAAACTTACTCATTTCTAGCTAAAC includes the following:
- the uvrA gene encoding excinuclease ABC subunit UvrA, whose product is MSDQPLAASLNGHLPHPSHNSQNTIRIRGARQHNLKNIDLELPRDRLIVFTGVSGSGKSSLAFDTIFAEGQRRYVESLSAYARQFLGQLDKPDVEAIEGLSPAISIDQKSTSHNPRSTVGTVTEIYDYLRLLYGRAGVPHCPICDRCIAPQTIDEMCDRIMELRDRTRFQILAPVVRGKKGTHRKLLSGLSSQGFTRVRVNGEVRELSDSIELDKNNTHTIELVIDRLVKKPGIQERLVDSLSTCLKQSNGIAIIQVLIDTLAESALERSDSKYIVTDPKDNGISSQELPPELVFSENFACPEHGAVMEELSPRLFSFNSPYGACPHCHGIGTLKRFAPDLIVPDPEAPVYAAIAPWSEKENSYYLELLYSLGQAHGFELQTNWSKLSGEQIQIILYGEPEASTKEQKTQNFKGVIPILQRQYEGGSELIKQKLEDYLIDQPCEVCGGKRLKPEALAVKLGQYGILDFTGVSIRDCQERTEKLQLSDRQTQIADLVLREIKARLQFLLDVGLDYLSLDRPAMTLSGGEAQRIRLATQIGSGLTGVLYVLDEPSIGLHQRDNGRLLKTLTRLRDLGNTLIVVEHDEETIRAANHIVDIGPGAGIHGGNIIAQGDIETLLAAEDSLTGAYLSGRRVITTPGKRREGNGRNLVIKDAHRNNLKNIDVEIPLGKLVAVTGVSGSGKSTLINELLYPALQHHLLKKVPLPKHLGEIKGLNAVDKAIVIDQSPIGRTPRSNPATYTGVFDVIRDVFSQTVEAKARGYKPGQFSFNVKGGRCEACGGQGVNVIEMNFLPDVYVQCEVCKGARYNRDTLQVKYKDKSISDVLNMTVEESLDFFQNIPKAVTRLQTLFDVGLGYVQLGQPATTLSGGEAQRVKLATELSRRATGKTLYLIDEPTTGLSFYDVHKLLDVLQRLVDKGNSILVIEHNLDVIRCSDWVIDLGPEGGDKGGEIIVAGTPEDVAKSSRSYTGEYLRQVLKQYPATV
- a CDS encoding serine/threonine protein kinase; this encodes MSKFLFTDSSPFSHYPDFSKLGYQVIRALGRNRDEGRITYLADVLNSNQKVVIKEFCLASIATDWSGMKAYDQEIEIMQQLNHPRIPRYVDSFENLGDFYLVQEYKNAPSLGLKRSFHPEEIKQIALSILEILVYLQTQVPSIIHRDIKPENILVDEQLNAYLVDFGLARLRGAKMVLSSFVTGTPGFMPPEEQFGYALTEASDLYSLGATLICLLTNTRAVDIGKLIDDNYRFNLQKLVPQISPSFASWLRKMVACNRKHRYRNASVALTALKPIQVIDSATGKDNFIAAIQGRKRLTLLGLTTIGLLAVVSAILLISQPGDAGKRLLENKECLDFELRENCLKETGY
- a CDS encoding AAA-like domain-containing protein gives rise to the protein MNLETRPGYEYQVGGSLPVDAQTYVIRQADSNLYQSLKAGDFCYVLNSRQMGKSSLRVQVMQRLQTEGFACAVIDITAIGTADITPEQWYAGVIDSLVGSFNLYTNFDLDIWWNDNGLLSPVQRFSKFIKTVLLKQITEKIVIFIDEIDSILSLQFELDDFFAVIRDCYNRRADQPEYNRLTFALLGVSTPSDLIQDRRRTPFNIGKAIDVTGFQLQEVQPLAAGLVGVGNSQELMQAILNWTGGQPFLTQKVCKLVVQELKNDLSSNLAERGVRELVRRRIIENWEGQDEPEHLKTIRDRIWQSGEQRTGRLLGLCQQILRQGGIVADDSPEQAELRLTGLVVKRDSKLQIYNQIYAEVFNREWCDKILAKLRPYSDVLSAWVESERLDESRLLRGKTLQDAQEWSVGKSLGDLDYQFLAASQELETRDVKKRLEVEEQAKLVLVEANRKAKRQIRIGSVVLGFALVGAVASFIVTQISLKTSNDAIATAKQAKLETDNAQADLKKAQAENEQISQQAKDAAGRRKTAEAKTKQANVQLNAAKVNLAKASQQVSQNYLHLASFPFVMIALGNVLLNNPRRINSEANNQSRLKTTEKEFQSVLTDFSY